GAGGCCTGAAACAGCGCTGTCCAAGCCCCTGACTCCTACAAGTGTCAAAGTGTATTTAAGCATCTGACTCCAGCATTAATTCTGGGAACCACTTCACAACACATCTGAATAGTTCAGCCCACATAACATGTGATTAGCTGCCAAGCCAACAAAGACACAGACCTTTATTAACTCATTCTGTGCTGCGAGGACATAAAACAGTATCTGCAGAACCAATATTGCTTACACCCTCCTATGGACGTCCACCTTGATTCCCAGTCTACTGGTCTTTAGTGCATCAGTACCCCCAAACCATTTCGGCCCAGCTAGTGCCAGAAAGATTTGTGCAATTTGTCCATATTTAGCTTTTTTgagatgaaaaaaatgaaaaagaaatgatTTGATGATTcattaatagggaaaaaaattgtAGGAGGATTGACATTACCAGAAGCATTTACTGATAAAATCTTGAGATTTGATAAAGATGAGTAATCTCATCAGACATGGAATAAAAagcctatttatactgacatAATAATTTTGTAGCTAGACACTGTAACCATGGCAATAGTGACGAATACCAAAATTTAGATATTCACTGGTATGACAAAATAAATGTGAAGAGGAGGAAGTACTGATCCATACTCTTTTCCTCTGACTCCATACATGTAAAATAAATTATCTCAATAGGAGTCAGTGAAGACAGTGCATCTCTTGGGACCACCAAGTACACACATTTTcacatgcacacacatacacacaccagTCAACATGTTGTAGCTTTCACCCCTTACCATACATTGGTTATGAGCATTATCGGAACACAACCATTTAGATACAGTGTGGTAGTCCTTGTGTAGTATGTCCCTGTCCCGTTTTGCAGGCATCAATGATTGTCAGTGCAGATCATGGAGCAAAAAGGTCTCTGTACAGAAGTCTAGGTGATGCTATGTGGTggttgtgctgctgctgctgcacatTTCAGTAGCAGGGTAAATTTCATCATATGGAGGGGGTTGCTCATTAGGTAGCGGGTAACAGTAAGGGTATGATGGATTTAAATCGGGGTCCATTGGGGAATAACCAGGGAGCTCTAAAGAGGGATGGCCACCACAATGTACTTCCACCCCTGCTTCATCAAATAAGTGGAACACCCCAACATTGATATAGGATACAGTTTGGAACGAGAAATCCCCAGGAGAGTAGTCATGCTCTTCATTAGAGAAAATGGAGCCCCTGTGCTGCCTTTGGAAGCGCCTTCCCCCACATCTCCTTCGTCTCCTGCGGCGCTGCTGGGAGGATTTGTAGTTTTTTACGAGCAACAAGTTGATGAGCCCCAACAGACACTCCAGGGAGTTGAAAATGGTGGAAATGACCAAACCCCGCTGGTAATCCTTTAGTTTCTGGCACTTGGTGGTACTGCTGCTTGCTCCAGGTTGTTGCAGGCAAAAGTGTGAGTACTTCCGCTCCACAAGTGACACAGTATCCCCATCTATCACTGCTCCAGCAAAGGCGCTCAACACTCCCAACATGAAAACCAGCACGCCGAGGAGGAGGAAGTTCTGGCTGCCAGGTTTACTCTCCCCTGATGCATCCTCTCGGCAGCAAAGCAAGGCAGAACCCAACAGAGAAAGACCGGCTGAGAGCAATAACCCGGAGTAAAAGGCGCCAGCAGCTGTACCCAGGCGGAAAGGCTCACCCTTTAGCTCAGATCCCAGAGAGAAGCACTTGAGGCCCACGGCAGCAGCACTCAGGGCGCAGGCAAGCAAGAAGCAGCTGGACAGCGCAGCGCAGGCTCCCCGGACACCCCACTTCATCCTCCGCGCTGGCCTCTCTTCCTCCAGCACCccctcctctccttctcctcttcctcctcctcctgtgctccGGCCGGCTCTCTATCCTCATCCTCCCGTGTCCTCCTCCCCAGCTGCCCTTTCCAGGAAGGAGGTGGTGGGGTCTTGAGAGGACATGCTTTAGGGAGAGAGCTTGTAGAGCTGCATGCACCAAGGCTCAGCCGGCGTATCTTGGGTTGCCGAGTCCAGTCAGCAGCAACAGCAGTTGTGGTATCATGCAGCAGCACGGATTTCTCTCACTGCACCTTCTCTGCCTCTGCACATTGCATTATCTCATTGCTCTTAGAAGAGAATTAAATATTGATGTGCGAGAGGGGGGAATACAGGCAATGTGCAAAGGAATAGACAAGCCTGTCAAGACTTTACACCAGCCAGTTCTGCTGCACGCCAGTCCGCTTTagactaggaagaaaaaaaaaaaacaatcacttaGCAGTTGATGTCATGAAGCCCACACTGAGCTGACTCCCTCCCCCAGAATTGCTATCTTTAACCTGCATATCTTCAAAGCAGGGAAGAGGTTAATGGTGCAAGAGGCTAGTTGTATAAAGAGAAGCTGCTTCATTGTGTAAATGCTGCATTGTGACAGAAGAACAAAAAATAGGGAACCTGAGGACCTCAATGCTGATCTCAAATCACTGCTTGGCACTGCTAGAACTCATAAGTTAATTGCTATTTTCCCCTATTGACAGCATTTAGTTTTCAATGACATACAGTGCTGCAAACATACTTAAAAAGACATTCTTTTAATCCTCTAATTGCCACATAAACATTTTGCATAGCCGTGTGATACATTTTGGGGTAAAACactgctatatacagtataccgcttaTTCCACTGTTTAAAGTTTTGTATTCTAAGTCAGTACATGACAGTAATAATCTGTTCTACAGAACGGGGACAGAATGTTAAGTTTACAAGCCCAAGGCAAATACTGTACCAGAGAGTGGCATTTGTTAAATAACAGGATTGTAAAAAGGATTGCTGTGCGAAACAACGGGTCTGCTACTGGGGACATACTGTAATAATACACAATAGTACTGTAATCAGGAATAAAAATGCTGATatgtaaaaattacaaaaataaatatccaGCAGTGATAATGAAGTAAGAAAGTTGCAGTTCAGTCATAGATTCGTGTACCTCTGGGCATCAATGCTGGTCAGAGATCCAAGTACTCAAAGGTAAATCACCCTCCTGAAGAAAACCACCATGCTACCACACCAGGATGTTGTAGTGCTTTCAAACGCTGTCTCTGGATCTAGCGGGCCTTTCCATGATCACCTCCGATCTCTACGCAGGATCTCTGTACAGAAGCATCTGATTTGATACAGACAAGTGGTTCCATCTTGGTGCTAGAAAAGATGTTCTGTCCTTACATAGTGCTTTACTATTAACAACACTTAACTACAAAGGACATTTATTTTCCATACTCATGAACAGAACTTTAAAACTAGTTCTTCATAAAAAGCTCAACCCTGGGTTTCGCTGTGTTGGCTTTTTCCTGGGCAAATATGTGACAGTGACAGGAAATGTGAGGATTCCTCTCAAAATGTGTACTAATATCTCTTCAAGGGAAAGATGGATGAGATTAAGGAATCCTGGAAAGCTAAGTATCCCTAGCAAAGAGCAATTTGCTTTGGGCTTTGGTAAGTCCTGTTTTCGGGCATGGAATTTTATAGATTGATGggcaggttggtagtggggccTATCATTCCCCTCCTGGCCAGTACACAGTTCATCTAATTACTAAGCTATTAAGGTTCAAAGACTTTGCATGGACAGGCAGATTTTCCAGTTTAGCAATTTGACAGATCTTACAGTTCTTTCTGCTGCAAAGGTAGTTTGCAATAGGCTATAATCTTTCTCTAAAGCAATTTTCCTCACTCTGCACTTTTCTATCCCCCCACACTTAAAGGGGCTGGCCACTTTCTGGTCACTGTTCAtctaatgtgtttgtaagatgattatatggcagtTACTAATATAATCTTTGTTGAtaatctgcaccattttctatatttcataaggtattttCCCTTGTTTGCCAAGTGTTTTCTGCTGTCCACATGGAGGTCCTGTCCATAGCAAAGAGGGACTTTATTTATAACACGTAAGAGGCCTTATCTTTGTCTCCATTATCCATCCGTCTTGTCTTGCACCCAGCAAATCATACAACATTAAGGGCACCCCAACCAACCCCAGACAGGAGCCACAATACCAGGGTGTACTCTAAAGGAAGAAAGGGTATACCCTCCAGGAACTGCCCAGCCCTAGGGAGCGCAAGAGTGGCAATTTCCACTGTGATCTGTGAGTACTACCACCCTCAGAACCCacaactacaaatcccatcctACCCTCACTCCTCCTTGGTCACTGCAAACATGGTACAGTGCAGTATTTTACAGAAAATATTAAGACTGCATGGACATTTTAGAATTAATGTGTAAAACGATAAAAAGACTTCAGATCAGTCTAtgctatgtatatactgtatatattttacatGTTTAGGTTTGTTGTAGAAACTATAAGTAGGCCTTAGTTTAAGGCTATAAGTAGTATCAGGTTAGGTTTAGGTTTATAAGTAGTCTTAGGTTAGGAAAAACATGTTAAATCAAGAAATAAAGATGTACAAATGTATTACTTTCTTCTTAGGACCTATGACTTTCCTGTGACCTatcgtgtgttttttttattttaaatcattgTATTTTCTAGCATATATCAGTAGTATATGTGCTGCCGCAGGATCAGCACTTTAGTGTAGCAGGAATAATGGGGTATACACATACATGATTATTCAGAAAAAAGatgttactaaggctactttcacgctcgcgtttggtgcagatctggtggatctgcacagatggatccgttcagataatacaactgtctgcatccgttcagaacggatccgtttgtattatctttaacatagctaagacggatccgtcttgaacaccattgaaagtcaatgggagacggatccgttttctattgtgccctattgtgtcatagaaaactattgacttacattgtgtgtcagaacggtaTCGTTTGGCTcaatttcgtcagacggacaccgaaacgctgcaagcaccgttttggtgtccgcctccaaagcggaatggagactaatcggaggcaaactgatgcattctgagcagacccttttccattcagaatctattagggcaaaaactgatccgttttggaccgctcgtgagggccctgaacggatctcagaaacggaaagccaaaacaccagtgttaaagtagcctaattcagGAAGACACAGAAGGAAGATTGCAATGGACAAAATCATGATGGATATGATCATGTTCCCCTTACCCAGAAATTAAAGTATGAGGAACTTTTGAAAGATGTTCGTGGAAGTTATATTAACTGGAGTGAACATGGGTCTGTGTTTTCCAGGTTATCAGCAACCTTATCAGTTCTTCTATACATATGATATTATTTCATGCACTTACCTATTTCACCCTAGTGGGCGATATGGAGAATCTCCAGAGTTTTGGCTGAATTAATATCATACCCATCAGAAAGTGCCTAATGATTCCATTCCTAATTAAAGAAAATGTTCCTGAaaccatagaaagaaaaatcaaTCTCCGGGCTATTTTTCACTCATGCATTACAGATAAAAGTATAAATGAGGATTATGGTGTCCTCAAGAGTATGAACTTTAGGACAAGCCCACCAAATTTGCATTGAAGCATCTCCAGCATTGTGCAAGAACTGCAGGAAACATTTGATGTGGCCATGTAGTTTCCTGTACTATCTGGCGAACATGTTAAAGTTAGTCTCCTGCATTCCTctattcactgtgaagtgctctctgctttGAGCTGCTTCCCAGCCCTGTCCAGACTCAAACATATATTCTAAGCATATGCCACCcaaaaatccttaaaggggtattcccatgtaGAAAATTGAtagcatatcactagaatataccatcaatgtcagatagctgCAGGTCCCATGTCTGAGACCTGCCCCTTTGTCCAGAATGGGACCTTCAAAGTGAACAGGGAGTAGCTGCACATGTGTGGCCACCTtctattcaccgctatgggagttccaaaaatagccaagccagcttgGCTATTTCTAGCAGTCAAATaatagtgaatggagaggtgaccaCGTTAGagcggtgtgctctccattcaccgctatgggactttgGAAAAGAGCTGAGTGCACTTATTCTGCCACAATGTATGTGAGAGAAGTCTCTTATGAGTGTGAATGCCAATCTCTTGTTCAAATGTTCCTCAGTGTGGGTTTACTCTCCTCTCAGTATTTCCTCTTTTGCCACACAAATCCACTTGTTGATCCAATTtgtttgattttatatatatatatatatatatttgtggtcatggctacggccaagaggtatccgaagaaccctagggagaaaacaacaggaacaacctaacccagctaggcgtgtcttagctgacctgactaaatggcttgttgtgtgccctaagccatgatcgtgggtaggcctataagtgggcataccctgtggaaatgagaagataagggagggagggtggggcacctgaaaacacacacctgtgagtgagggtgtggctcgtatatgaagagcctccgcccctcccacaaatgcaggctgactaatcagccttaccaacttgtggtcatggctacggccaagaggtatccgaagaaccctagggagaaaacaacaggaacaacctaacccagctaggcgtgtcttagctgacctgactaaatggcttgttgtgtgccctaagccatgatcgtgggtaggcctataagtgggcaaaaaccaagccaagtagggtagaaaaggaatttgaatggcatgtacaaactaatccccaagccaactgcaaggcatccgggatctagagcgaaaattcggggtatgtgaggcaagaccagtcggaaacctacaacccatcttgtggatgacaaggccagagacatgatgctcaatattgcggatactgcaccaaagcggaatggaggaccgagaatacgttgtgaaatggatcgtAAAAACCAACtaaaacttgtaaagtttggttctagtgcgagtactggcaatgccctagcgtcaggagatcgtgggaccaaaacctaactgcctagactatgcaggaatgagggccaaaaagaaccatgtagataggaagagaatccttgaatagttccccagacaacagctatccgcgctttgttctactgtacgcccctgagaattgtttttacgcttgagacgtgaagaccgacctactatctgaatcttctactgtgAGAAAATgatggaccttgtccaaaatccgattcaacgtggttgtagggagtcggaggttagtgcggcaagaagctatgaagccataatatacaagattctgtctatgccctcccataagtgagggaatgcaatgcaataaagctactggcgaaaatgaattcctggtcgtggtaaaaaggcaaagactttgcgtggggacctggttgacaagatatgatcgactacaatcagagagcgaattgccctacttgttcttcctctggcaggacctgaacgaaagcatgaacaattaaagaaagacgaaatatctgcgtaagacatgacaataatgctgtagggcgaaccggaccagtttgcgttaaaaacataaaatgagcgatcaacatggattattaggaaattagggaagcaggtatgtatgcgatacataggggccaaatcagcctagaagccatggggccgaagcagtcgtcgggcccccgaagccatggggccgaagcagtcgtggggcccccgaagccatggggccgaagcagtcgtcgggcccccgaagccatggggccgaagcagtcgtcgggctcccgaagccatggggccgaagcagtcgtcgggcccccaaagccatggatcaacatggagcgatcaacatggattattaggaaattagggaagcaggtatgtatgcgatacataggggccagcctagatgcacagatggacaaccaaccaggcaatcagccaagcaggactgaaaacagtcgtcgggcccccggagccatggggccgaagcaggtcgccgggcccccgaagccatggggccgaagcaggtcgccgggcccccgaagccatggggccgaagcaggtcgccgggcccccgaagccatggggccgaagcaggtcgccgggcccccgaagccatggggccgaagcaggtcgccgggcccccgaagccatggggccgaagcaggtcgccgggcccccgaagccatggggccgaagcaggtcgccgggcccccgaagccatggggccgaagcaggtcgccgggcccccgaagccatggggccgaagcaggtcgccgggcccccgaagccatggggccgaagcaggtcgccgggcccccgaagccatggggccgaagcaggtcgccgggcccccgaagccatggggccgaagcaggtcgccgggcccccgaagccatggggccgaagcaggtcgccgggcccccgaagccatggggccgaagcaggtcgccgggcccccgaagccatggggccgaagcaggtcgtcgggcccccgaagccatggggccgaagcaggtcgtcgggcccccgaagccatggggccgaagcagttgtcgggcccccgaagccatggatcaacatggagcgatcaacatggattattaggaaattagggaagcaggtatgtgtgcgatacataggggccaaaacagcctagatgcacagatggacaaccaaccaggcaatcagccccgcaggtttgaaaacagtcgtcgggcccccgaagccatggggccgaagcagtcgtcgggcccccgaagccatggggcctaagcagtcgtcgggcccccgaagccatggatcaacatggagcgatcaacatggattattaggaaattagggaagcaggtatgtatgcgatacataggggccagcctagatgcacagatggacaaccaaccaggcaatcagcccagcaggactgaaaacagtcgtcgggcccccgaagccaaggggccgaagcagacgtcggctccccgaagccatggggccgaagcagtcatcgggcccccgaagccatggggccgaagcagtcgtcgggcccctgaagccatggggccgaagcagtcgtcgggcccccgaagccatggggctgaggttttttttttttttttttaagaattataactatgaaaagtgacatgaataaggtgcacgtgaattaaaccatgagcctgaccgggctggagatgggcgggctggagggacgcgctgggcggcggcagtttctgaaggtagacggagcctctaggtgctaatgacgcccccatagcacctagaggctcattagcatattaataaaagtagtttttttagccaaaccaccaccCCAAAagaaattatattaggatggttgggcagagcagacactagcggatcgctagtgtctgacagctaaatatgtgacacctaagtggtagaaaccctttaaacagaaagtaggcctatggaatttaacagaccaccgaggaagggaacgtaagcctgaaaagaacgcagttatgtttgtcaggagagaggtaccagagcgctgggtgcagactgccccggtgagattgagcaaaaccatgatatgtagcaataaacaggagaatgcagctttgagtgggagcagagtacaacacatgatgtaacaacaaatgggtgaatgcagctttggatgtgagtggtacctaaaaacatggtataggcgcagctctgagtatgggtagcacatgaaaagcatggtataaagcagacgtgtaAATACAACCTGAAagcgagcaga
This portion of the Bufo gargarizans isolate SCDJY-AF-19 chromosome 1, ASM1485885v1, whole genome shotgun sequence genome encodes:
- the TMEM271 gene encoding transmembrane protein 271, encoding MKWGVRGACAALSSCFLLACALSAAAVGLKCFSLGSELKGEPFRLGTAAGAFYSGLLLSAGLSLLGSALLCCREDASGESKPGSQNFLLLGVLVFMLGVLSAFAGAVIDGDTVSLVERKYSHFCLQQPGASSSTTKCQKLKDYQRGLVISTIFNSLECLLGLINLLLVKNYKSSQQRRRRRRRCGGRRFQRQHRGSIFSNEEHDYSPGDFSFQTVSYINVGVFHLFDEAGVEVHCGGHPSLELPGYSPMDPDLNPSYPYCYPLPNEQPPPYDEIYPATEMCSSSSTTTT